A genomic segment from Candidatus Poribacteria bacterium encodes:
- a CDS encoding AAA family ATPase — protein sequence MPETSDRHFEEVREIRLSDYFWILFRHKWSVLLIFLLSVFGAFLITDLTSPVYQSETTLRVLDGQPTSPLLSQLPISGLLGSPSLGAYAAQIQSRDLVIAPAIRQLREEGLLDPLPVHRGRFVVWLADLLNITLDQEATEQGELTLTEWEDFFTKTLIDEELKVEETPDGSVITVTVTQRTPERAQNIANRIAAVFQAVVEAEAVERMQWWEKPLPQTMLNQMKESLITAEEAFFKFQQEYPEITLNAEGGTQAQIILALQVKENELIDLLISAEFRLGTYQAELEELSENIVSETIARNPSHSKLQDSLNQYEIDRAELLGKYDETHPEVMAIDQKIRETRTRLDTEEKEIKSTTSAYNPLHQVLTEKVNEAEAAIISLKRQKEEVAAKIAAHLEKLGSWSPTQLQFYRLKRDIEIYTTQATTLEAKLREAEIFAQARTESIKTLDMGWAPEEPLKPRLKLNLALGALVGMLLGFTYAVAKNYFDDTYLRLEDAVRQLDALPESPSFLGVLPSIKKRNTYRLPLIVHDAPQSRSAEAFRVLQAKLPFLNPGAPVRTILVTSATRGEGKSTISSNLAVALAQRGNKVLLIDADMRRPSQHNTFPGDQPAQAEEVRETSDAEFPIARVDARKPGLSEVLIHLNSENRDDILHTTVKQTDIPNLHLVPSGTVPPNPIELLNSEMMTDWLEFAKSEYDVIVIDSPPVRAVADPMILASIVDAIVYVFDITKTRRFDMLTGVRHLTEAFPMKGIGVLCNMINPKHAKSYGYYSRHGSYHGLVDEGDET from the coding sequence ATGCCAGAAACAAGCGATAGGCACTTTGAAGAAGTCAGAGAAATTCGATTATCAGACTATTTTTGGATCCTTTTTCGGCATAAATGGAGTGTCCTTCTCATTTTCTTGCTCTCCGTTTTTGGGGCGTTTCTCATAACCGACCTAACTTCCCCGGTTTATCAATCCGAAACAACGCTTCGCGTCTTAGACGGTCAACCCACCTCTCCGCTACTTTCACAATTGCCGATCTCTGGACTATTGGGCAGTCCATCTTTGGGGGCTTATGCAGCACAGATACAATCGCGAGACCTCGTGATTGCCCCGGCTATCCGTCAACTCAGAGAGGAGGGACTCCTGGACCCGTTGCCTGTTCATCGTGGACGGTTTGTCGTGTGGCTTGCGGATTTGTTGAATATTACACTTGATCAGGAGGCGACAGAACAAGGCGAACTCACCCTCACTGAGTGGGAAGACTTCTTCACCAAAACGCTTATTGACGAGGAGCTAAAGGTTGAAGAAACACCCGATGGAAGTGTCATCACTGTTACTGTGACGCAGCGAACACCGGAACGCGCACAGAATATAGCCAATAGAATTGCGGCTGTGTTCCAAGCAGTCGTTGAAGCAGAAGCGGTTGAAAGAATGCAGTGGTGGGAAAAACCGCTCCCACAGACGATGTTGAATCAGATGAAAGAGAGTCTGATAACAGCTGAAGAGGCGTTCTTTAAGTTTCAGCAGGAGTACCCGGAGATTACCTTGAATGCGGAGGGTGGAACACAAGCACAGATAATTTTAGCACTTCAAGTGAAAGAAAATGAATTGATAGATCTTTTGATAAGTGCCGAATTTAGACTGGGGACCTATCAGGCAGAGCTGGAGGAATTATCAGAGAATATCGTCTCAGAAACAATTGCGCGGAACCCTTCGCATTCCAAGTTACAAGATAGTTTAAACCAATATGAAATTGATCGGGCGGAACTGCTGGGGAAGTATGATGAAACGCATCCTGAAGTCATGGCGATCGATCAAAAAATAAGGGAGACGCGAACACGCCTTGATACAGAAGAAAAAGAGATAAAAAGTACAACTTCTGCTTACAATCCGCTCCATCAGGTACTCACAGAGAAGGTGAATGAGGCGGAAGCGGCTATTATAAGTCTCAAAAGACAGAAGGAAGAGGTCGCCGCCAAAATCGCCGCACACCTTGAGAAATTGGGGAGTTGGTCCCCGACGCAATTGCAGTTTTATCGCCTCAAGCGGGATATTGAAATTTATACGACACAAGCAACGACTTTAGAAGCGAAGTTGCGGGAGGCGGAAATTTTCGCACAGGCGCGTACAGAGAGTATCAAAACTTTAGATATGGGATGGGCACCCGAAGAACCGTTGAAGCCTCGCCTAAAACTGAACCTCGCTTTAGGGGCATTAGTAGGTATGCTGCTCGGCTTTACTTATGCTGTCGCGAAAAATTACTTCGACGATACATATCTCCGTTTAGAAGATGCCGTGCGTCAATTGGATGCCTTACCCGAATCACCAAGTTTCCTTGGGGTCCTTCCCTCCATCAAAAAGCGCAATACGTACCGACTTCCACTCATTGTTCACGATGCGCCGCAATCACGATCCGCTGAGGCGTTTCGGGTCCTACAAGCGAAGCTGCCGTTTCTGAACCCAGGGGCACCCGTGAGAACGATTCTTGTTACGAGTGCGACTCGGGGCGAAGGGAAAAGCACGATCTCCTCGAATCTGGCTGTCGCGCTTGCGCAAAGGGGAAATAAAGTTTTACTAATTGATGCGGACATGCGTCGTCCCTCTCAACATAACACTTTTCCAGGAGACCAACCTGCTCAGGCGGAAGAGGTGAGGGAGACATCTGACGCTGAATTTCCTATTGCGCGCGTTGATGCTCGTAAACCCGGATTGAGCGAAGTCCTTATCCATTTAAACTCAGAAAATCGGGACGATATCCTCCACACAACGGTCAAGCAAACCGATATTCCTAATTTGCATCTTGTGCCGAGTGGCACTGTGCCCCCAAATCCTATTGAACTTCTGAACTCGGAAATGATGACGGATTGGCTGGAGTTTGCAAAATCGGAGTACGATGTGATTGTCATCGACTCGCCACCAGTCCGTGCCGTCGCTGATCCGATGATTTTGGCAAGCATCGTTGATGCGATTGTCTATGTGTTTGACATCACGAAGACCCGACGCTTTGATATGCTTACTGGCGTCCGGCATTTGACAGAAGCCTTCCCAATGAAAGGCATCGGTGTACTTTGCAACATGATCAACCCGAAGCACGCCAAGTCCTATGGGTATTACAGCCGCCACGGCAGCTACCATGGGCTTGTGGATGAGGGAGACGAGACCTAA